In the genome of Streptomyces sp. 846.5, the window CGGTCGGTACGGCGATGAGTCGATTCGTCTTCCAACAACCCCTGCTCACCAGCGGGCTGCGCCTGGACCGCACCGGCGCCTGGGCCGACGACCGGCTCTTCTACGCCATCGAACTCGCCGTCCTCGGCGTCGCCCTGCTGGCCGTACGCGCCCTGCGCCGGGGCGCCATCGGCCGGGCGCTCGGAGCCATGCGCGACCACGAGCCCGCCGCCTACGCCTCCGGCGTCGACGTCCCCCGGCTGAAGCTGCTGGCGTTCACCGCGGGTGCGGCCCTGGCGGCGCTCGGCGGCGGGCTGCTGGGGCTCGGCGCCCAGGCCTTTGACCCCAACGCCTTCGACCCGGTGCTCGGCCTGCTCTGGTTCGCCGCCGCGGTCGCCTTCGGCGCGGACAGCGCCTCGGCGGCCGTCCTGGGAGCCATGGTGCTCACCGCGCTGGACGCCTCCACCACCGCCGGGGTGTCGGCCGCCGCGATCGGCCTGCTGGCGCTGCTGCGCGGACGGATCGCCGGGGCGGCGCCGCTCGCAGCAGTGTTGACCGGAGAGGAGCAGCTACCCGCGCCGGCCGTACGGCTCAGCCCGTTCGGTGAACAGCTGGTCAAGCGGCTCAGAGGAGTCCCCGAGTGAACCCGGCCCCGCGCCTGTCCGCCCGCGCCCTGGTCCGCCGTTTCGGCGGGGTGACCGCCCTGGACGAGGTCTCGCTCGACCTGCCGCCCGGCCGGATCACCGCCCTGACCGGCCACAACGGGGCCGGGAAGAGCACCCTGTTCCGCTGCCTCAGCGGCGCCGACCGCCCCGACAGCGGCCAGGTGCTGCTGGAAGGGCGCGACATCACCCACCTCCCCGAGTACACCCGCGCCCGGCTCGGCCTGGCCCGGACCTTCCAGCAGATCGCCGTCTTCCCCGGCCTGACCGTCGCCGACAATCTGCGCGTCGGCGCCGAGCAGGCGGGCCGCCGGGGAGGGCTGGAAGCCGACTTCGCGGTCGCCCGCACCCTGCGGCTGCTCCGGCTGGAGCACCTCGCCGACCGGCACGCCGCCGGCCTGCCCACCGGCACCCTGCGATTGGTGGAGCTGGGCCGCGCGCTCAGCGCCGAACCGGGCGTCCTGCTGCTGGACGAGCCGGCGGCCGGCCTGGACCGGGCCGAGTCCGAGCGGCTGGCCGTGCTGCTCACCGCGTTGGCGGCGGACGGCCTGGCGGTCCTGCTGGTGGAGCACGACCGCGAACTGGTCGACCG includes:
- a CDS encoding ATP-binding cassette domain-containing protein, producing the protein MNPAPRLSARALVRRFGGVTALDEVSLDLPPGRITALTGHNGAGKSTLFRCLSGADRPDSGQVLLEGRDITHLPEYTRARLGLARTFQQIAVFPGLTVADNLRVGAEQAGRRGGLEADFAVARTLRLLRLEHLADRHAAGLPTGTLRLVELGRALSAEPGVLLLDEPAAGLDRAESERLAVLLTALAADGLAVLLVEHDRELVDRIADRVLTMSAGRIFPALSNGSADDA